AAAATTAACTTTGGCTGAGCAGTTTCAACAAAGTgttaaccaaaacaaaaactgaaaggaaaaaagaaaaatttactgaaaataaaagcaagaaaaactgatCAACTTTCTTTGTTAGTAGGGAATATTAGACTATTAATTCTTTCCAGTTTACGCTGCTTTAACTTCTGTAATGTCTTCTGGTGATGGTCTTTGTTCTCATTGAGTTGGCACTAGTTAAAGCTTGAAGTGGTGGGTTTTTCGGCAGATTCTTCATCACCTCAAGCAAAATTCAGAGCGTGAAGGAAAAAAACTGGAAGAATGTACTGCTAAAGTGAAAGATCAGAAAATACTCCTGGAAAAGGAACTAATAGATCAACAAAAGAAACTGGAGCAGGCAACAGCAAAAGTAAGGCTGGCAGAAGAAAACCTCAGGAAGCTGGAAAAGGAGGAGTCCCGATGTGCAGCACTTGAAGAAACTGTCAGAAAAAGCAGTAAGATTTATTgcacaaatacataaataaattgtTACCATCTGTGGGTTCTAAGTCTAAGGAAACCAACAAATTTTTCTGTTAATCTCACTGGGTTTCTGATGGAGCACATGGACTGACTCGATCCTTAAACTGACTTGCTCAAAGAACTGAAATTCTAGAGCCTACTGGTGTTCTGGCCCCTCTCACCTTGTGTCAGTGTTTTTACAAGCCATTGTTCAGCAGATTAATGTGTTTGAGAAATACCTAATGTGCATGAAATATGCCAAGATACTTAACGTTTCTGCTAATCAGGAttgttttttctaaatgttaattacAGAACATCAGCTCTCAGAAAAGGAATTACAATTACaacaaaaaaatagagaaatgcaGTCTCTTCAAAAAGAGCTGGAAGTCTCCAGGTGTGAGCTAAACCATCTCCAAGATCAGATAgcatcagagaggaaaaaagcagaaaaacacatcttGAGTCTGAAAGAAGCGATGAAAATGCAAAGGATGCAGCTTGAAAGAAAACTGCGTGTAAGTCCTGGAGAATGTTTGGGGATTTaggttatttttaaacagcagcatgATAGAACACCCATTTTTATCGTAGGAGGAACAAAGTAATACATTAACTTCATGACTAGACAGAACTTGAGGCAACCAAACTCTGGTATTTCTAGCTTGTGCTGCAGAACACCTCTAGTTACTCCTATTTAATGCCTTTTAACTTGAAGAAATTGTGTTATGTGGGTTCtctttgattcatttttctgcaGTGGCTGCTCATGGTAAAAGGCACTCTTTCTGCATTTTCCTAGgaacaaaagcatgaaaataactGTTTGCGGAGTGATACAGCAGCTGCTGAGGAAGCCACGCACAGTAACCACAAACGAGCCAAGCGCCTTACGAAGGACCTTGGCCAGACCCAGCAGCACTCCGTGGATCTCCAAAGCCAGGTATAACTGAGCAGCCAAATACCGGCGGGTTTGAGGGAAAACTCTGTCTTCCCCACAAGTTTGTGTTATATGGGGTTTGAATCTCCTCCTGTTTGCTGTATCACAGTTCAAAATAGACCTACTTAAAACTGAGGTGtgacttttactttttttaatttatttttcttttccccaaatctGGGAGAAGTTAAGCTTTGTTAACAGTCCGTAGGATCAGGCAGCTCCGTAATCccggtttaaaaacaaacaaacaactgtggccaggcagctgcctgtggagTTGGCAGCGTAGAGCTGCCAAGCTCTGCAGCAGTGTTCCTTCTTCAGATGGGGAAGGCCATGGCAGAGGGGTGCAGCCGCCTGGTTTCCTCCTGCCCGTCCCGTCCTGGAGAATTCCGGGCGCTGTCTAGGCCAGTTGACGTGGATCAGCCCCTCTCCCCCAGTGAAACAGTGCCTGAAAAAGAGCCTGTGTTCTCTGGGGTGGGCACGGGGTCGAGGGCGCTGGGCCTAGCTAGTCCTTAGGAGTAACTGGGTTTAGATGCTCCCAAGATCTGTGGCACATGCACCGTAACATTTGCTGTCAGCTCAGTTTAGGCAAGAATTGGGACTCTGCTCCTGTTGACATTAAGGTCTGGTAATAGGAGCTTGGCATAACTAAAGTCATAACTTTTATGCAAATGACTAAACGTTATCAAGGTTCAAAGCTACTCAGTAGGCACTTAACAATGTGTTAGTGCTAACCTGGGccagcattttcttcctttgataGTTGGAAGTTAAAAGGTGATTTCAGGTTGTCTGACTTTCTAGTCCTTTAATAAATCCTTTATAAATTGTTTCTCAGTCCTTTAAAAATAGGGTCTTTCAGAGAAGAATTTGTTGACAGCTAGAAAGCATTCATGGAAGCTGTACAAGGTCAGAGTATGGGCAGGTTTAAGTTAATAAGTTGTGTCTTGGTAACTTTAGTTGCCTCTGTCACCATCCAAGGGGCTTCATAGGCAAAGTTAATGTCAGAATTAGGGCTGCATCTGCTCAGAGGTGTTGTGATTCCCGATTGCACTGGTCAAAACAGCGACACTGCAGAAATCAGCCTTGTTCAGTTACACCGGAAAATCCCTCTGGGGTGATGATGCGTTTGTAACCTGATGGCAGAGTGCTGAGACTGTTCTGTGATGTAGGTTAAAACTCAAGAGGACCCAGACAAGAACCGAAGGGAAGTAGAGAATGCAGCAACGTTGCTTAAGCTGGAGGTTGAAGATGAAATTAGGAAGGGCTTTACATCTTCAAGCCCATCTTCTCTAGAACTGCTGGAAGATTGGGAAGCATCTTCTGAAGTAAAGGGAAGGCTGCAGTGTGAACCTGGTAACGGGGAGGAGCCTGGGCTGTTTGCAGCTGCTGACAAAAGACTCTTCACACTGGAAGAAAAGTTGAATTTTTCTAAAGTCTTCTTAATGGTAAAATGTTCTAAGAAGTAGCTGCTCCTCGTGCTCCCACTGAGCCTGTCCCTGTTGGTACCTCTAGCTGTAATGCTCGGTTGCTGAATGTGCTTTTGTTTCCAGGATGAACAGTGGCGTGGCGAGGCTCTCCGAGAAAAACTGCAGCACCACGAAGATCGGCTGAAGGTGgcacatcccccccaccccccagctaCAGCCTGGGGCCCCTCTGAGCACCCCCAGAACAGCCGGGAGTGTGGGgatcctccagcacctcccccTGGGTGTAGTGAGTGGCTCCGGCCTCTGGGTGGGAACAGGACTGGAAAGCCCAGCCCTGTCAAgatgaataattttaattaatggtTAATTGGAGTTTTAAGTATTCCAACAAGATTCCCTCATTTACACCATACCGTGGGATATTAGCAACGGGGGGAattgcagcacagcagcacccaTGATCGCTTTAATTATGTTAAACTACTTTAACTACAGGTCATGGCCAAGTTTAGTTAGAACGTACTTGTTGCTTTTTCGAGCAGTTCATGATAAAGGCCCTAGAAATGGAGCTTATTTCCGACTTGGGAGGAGGTGAACTATTTACAAATAATTCCCAAACCCATTACCATTTGCTTGTGGTTTGACTCTTACCATCGCATCCCTTACAGCTTGACTTTAAGGTCATcaaattttttaaatacagtcttGAAAACTACACTAGCTGGATAGAAACAACTATTTATTTCTTTAGGCTCAGCTCCAGCAGTGCATGTCCAAGCAAGTGGAAGTATTAATCAGAGGAAAGCAGCAAACGGAGGGCACCCTGCACAGCTTGCAGCGGCAGGTGGACGCGCTGGATGACCTCGTCAGCAGCACTTCCTCAGATTCGCTGTTTCTAGCCCAAAGCTCGAGTCTCGTAACTCTACGTGACACTCTGAATGTAACAAAAACACAGGTAATGCACTACTACCCAGGaattgtgggttggtttttttaaataatgagctCAGAGGTAGTTACTACAACCACCTGCTCACTGTCCTGGAGGCACAGCGGGTTTTCGGAAGGTGGGGTGACCGCACTGTGCTGTTACTCTGGCAGCAGCAAACaggttttcctgtttgtttgggtttttaacttTGTCTTACctttagttcttaaaaaaaaaaaataaaaatctagatTTTAAAGATCAGTGTATTTTCAATTAGCAGACATaaatctattattatttttattaatttattataatctaatttattatttcttaattttactgCTTTTCCTAGGCTGCTCTGACAAGAGTCATGCGTGTCCCCGGCAGGCCCGCGGGTGTTTCGGTGGGGTCACAGACGCTGCGTTCCTGCTCCCGAGGAGTTTCTCAGTGAAGCCCAGAGGTGAGACGGGAACTTCACCCATCCTGAGCGTCCTGAAGGTTGAGGCTTGCGGGTTGGAGGTGGCGGTAGCCCAGGGGCAAGTGGGGCTTCTCAGACCCTGTTGTCCCTGGCCCGTTCTCACACTGGATGCGGGTGCGGCCCTTAGATGTGTGTGTTCAAACAAACCAGGGTGGGAGCTGCTTGTAAACTTGCCCAGGACACCAGGAATTCCTGCTGAAGGGTTGTGCTACCGCCATCCTTCACCTTTCAGGAACACCCTTCTGGTAGAGCTGATCTGGGGTCAGTGACAGCAAGGTACAGCGCCGGCCTGGCGCTTCATCCTCCCTCTGTAatgatttcagttaaaaatatattcaagagCTGTCTTGCATTGGAGGAAAAGCTTTGAGTGCAGCTCCAGCTGTTCTGCAGCCTGTCAGGCGGGACAGGCACAGCCTCTGCAGGGCTGTaagtgctgcctgtgctgtgcaACAGCTGGCCAGGCCCCACCAGCAGCTGGCTGggccccagcctggggcagagccacTCACCTCAGCTCTCTTCCAGGTGCCACCCAGCTCTGCCATCAGCCACCACCATTGCCCATCTCTACCTCCCTGGCCCACTGGCCCCGTCTGGGAAGGCCTGTGCCCCCACTGGACAGCCAGCAGCAGTGCCTGCTCCCTACTGTGAAGTTTTTGGTATGTTTGAGTAACTGAGCTTTATGTatataagtttttttttaaaaaaactattttaaatgtgGATTTCAAGGTGTGCAAAGCAACTATTTAAGTGGAGGTATGTGTCGGTTCCCAGCTGAAAGAAAACTTGTGCCAAGGACAGAGTTGTCCAGTTACCTGTTGTCAAGTGTGTGGATGTTTTACATACACTTATTTTTGAGTACATCCTTAAAATAAACTTCAGTGACTCCTGCTTGCttgtatccattttttttttaagatgctctcaagcagggcaggagcaggctctGACCGCttggctcccagcagcagcaatgtGTCCAGTACAGGTGGTTATGGAGTTTaactgggctgggctcctggtgcagccctctgaagGCTGAGCTGTGTCACTCTGCGAGTGCTTCATGGTTTCAGAAACAAAGTTCTAAGCAACTTGCTCTTAATTAGTAGCAGAAAAGTCACTTTGTAAAGCCTTTGGCCAGCAGCAAGAGGCACCATGAGCACAGGACTTTGTTCCTTAGGTCAGAGAGGGGGGTTAATAACATCTCCTCACCCTCCAGCAGGGAAGTTGCCCAGTGACTCTTTCCCAGCCAGGCCTTAACATCAGTCCCACTTTTGCCCTTTTTAATCCACATTATTAATAAATACTGATCTTTCCTATGCAGGTGCACCTATGGTACATTTCACTGGGAATAACACCCTGCTCTGGCCCTTTGTTCTGGGGCCTCTCACATCCTTAAAGAGCAGTTCTGGGCTCAGGGCAGACTCTTGTGAAAAGCCTGAGACATTTGTACCACTTCAGGTCCATGGTGCAGGCTAAAGAGGAGCAGGTATGACACAACCACCCCCACCATCAGCCCTGCTGCAGTCTGGGtctgaggagctgctgctctccaagctctggaacaaaaccagctgcagGGGGTGTTAGAGCTCCCAGGAACAAACTCCCTCAGCTGTCACCCTGTAAGCAGGGGGAGGGGCTGAGCAAATACCACAAGGCAGTGCAGTTTATCTAGATACAGGTactttatttacaaatatttagatTAATAGCATTGTTACATCAAATGAGGAGTACAGCAGTCCAAACAAATCCTTTCTGTGACAGAAACAATAAGACCTACTGTAACTTACTCTGGGAGTACAGGTATTGCACCGCAACAAGCTGTAGTTGTTAGAACATGGACTTCACGTCAGCAGCAGGTCGTGGTCCCTGGGCAAACCCTTTGTGGTGCAACCTTGGTTAAGCAGGATGCAGTAGCTGCAGATCTCAAACATCATCTACTTCAGAGTATTAGTTAAAAAAGAGACTAACCAGACAAAACAAAGGGACAGTGCACAAGTTACCCAAATCCTATTGTCTGCACATTCCAGTTTTGGCTTTTATTTAACATTGACTGTACAATACTCTGGTACCACTGTTTACTTACAAGTCTGAACATTGTATAAGGTTTAGTGTCTAGAGAGGGATTTTAAGACTACTTTGTATTTCAAACACTGCAGCAAGACTGAAGCTGGATTACCCTGGTCAAGCACTCGCCCCTTTCCCTTTTTAAGCCACACATGACATTTTCCAAGTGACACTACACACAGAAGGCAGCAGCACCACACATAGAGCCACCTGCACTGCTGTGACACTGCAGCAAACCCCACATGTGCACAGCCACCACGCAAAACCTCCCCTCACCCAGGCAGGCTGTGTCACCCCAAGGGTGTACTCAAAGGCCTGATGAAAAAAAGCTCAAGTCTTAAACCCTCAGACTGgtaaaaaaatacaacagtagTTAAAAATCCCTAGAGAGCACACACATTGTTTGACTGTCCAGTTCAGCCTCTGACCATTCAAAAAGTTAAAGGTAGAAAAGCGTAAGATGTGCGAGAGAACCAGCCTTCATATAGGAGGCAAGGCAGGCGATGAAGCCCGATAACGCAAAACGCTTaccaaagagaaaaagcaggttAGCACGCTGCTGATTGCACACAACGGGGTTAATGAAACAGCAGCCGAACACCACAGTGCGAAGATGAAAGACAGATTCCACTAGTGTTAACTTCTGCAGCGGGGTTAGAGCCCCGTCCGCTGCCGACGCCGAGGAGTTAAGCCTCCGCGAGCGACCCGCGGTCACACCGCGCTCTACCGGGGCAGCGTGGGCACGTATAGGTCATACTGTACAAACTGGTATTTTCTTATATACTGTTCTAATGCCAGtaatcatttttcttcattaaaatcatATACACAGGATGTATTTAACCGTTAGCTCAGTTCCTTCAAATTTTATACATATTTACGTTCTGTTAACAAATGTAAAGGATAAAAGTGGCAAAAAAATGACGTAAAGCTACGAGCGCGCGAGTGAACGGATTGTTTCCCTGTGCGAGGTGTACGCTCCTGCGCCAGCCCCgacccccaaaacacacaccacAGGGAATTCTTTCAACAAAGCACATTGTTACAGAGCCCCTTGCTACCATCGGAAGTCatttcacagcaaaaaaaccttATCCTTGGCTACGGACAGCTCGAAACAGTTAAGAGGTGGGGAAGAAAGGCCAAAGAACTGTAAAATTAAACCGTACAAGACAAAGCCCTGCAAAAGTGTAAAATCATGAGTCCAGCATCAGTGCTCAGTTTAAATTATGTATCGGTGACACTATCACAAGGacaatcaaggaaaaaaaaacttctaGATTTACCATGCAGGAGAGGTTTTATTACTCTACTTGCCTTTGATAACCTGATTACATCTAAAGTTGTTTAGCAGTTTAGTACTGTGTTAAACTTGTCTCAGAGTTTTAATTAAACCCAGTAAGATGTACAGAAGACAGGGAAGCAGTCAAAAGCCCCGCTTCCAGCAGACAGAGGTGAAAGGTCAGAAATGGAGCCATGAAACAGAGGTCACTAGCAGCCACAGCCTTCTCTCTGGGGCTGGGGTTCGCTGGTTAGTCGCCCCCCCTGCGGAGCTGACGGTTTGTGCTGTACACCCGACTCTGCAGCGTTCAGATCCAGGCTTCCGTCTTGGATATTCTGGTAGATTTTCTTGGCAGCCTCCAGGAACGCATCCTCAACGTTCTCTCCACTACGAGAGAGCAGCGGGAGTTACTGGGGCTGCGCCTCAGGCCGGCAGCTGGCTGCCACCCCGGCCGGGATCCGAGCGGTCcccgagcagcagcagctgccacccTGTCACTTTACACTCAGGAAAAAGCTTCCTGCACCCACAGCGGACACAGCCCAAGCCTGGCGCCCTGTCCCCAGGCCATTCGCTCCCTCACCATTACAGCCTGGAGTAAGAAACACATGCCAAAACACTGCGTAGCAACAATCGGCTACAGCGCTGAGCCACACGCACAGAGCGGTGCCACTGTTaatcaaaacctttttcttaaaaGGTTCCATTACAACAGGTACCTACTGGAACCATGCTCAGCAGCGTCACCGGGGGTGGGAGCCTCCGCAATGCCACCCCGCACCTGCCTGCTCATGGCTCCGAACACCAGGGGGAAGGAACAGCTAATGGGGAACAGCTCTTCCCCACACAGACACGTTCTACGCTCAAATAGTGGCTTAAAGCCAAATCAGTTCATTTGAATTCAACGAGTCTTTGCCTCAAATGTAGCAAGGGGTCTAATGTCGAAGTTCCCTTCAAGTCAAAGCTGACACGACTGAAACTGCGATGCACAGCTTACCCTCCAGAACTCAAGAAGTGTTTCTTGCACTTGTAAAACCCTACTATACCTGAACTCTATGGCTGTACTTAGTCATAACCAATATATTCCTCTTAAACAGATCACAGCTGAGTCATTACTCCAGACAAAAGTAACTTACGTTTTTGCACTTGCTTCAAGGAACAATAAACCTGTTCAGAAACAGAGATTTAACAGTCAGTGCATAATATACTTCCAATAGCCCCAAGTCAGTCACATTATGACCTTCAGATTACATGCAAGACACTATTTTAGCATTAAATGGTATTTTATGACCTAAGTTCAGGCATCAACACACAAGCTGATTTCTATAACTAAGCACAGTTAAGAGTTAAGCCAGAGGCGCAGGAGAAGCTTGTATATATAATTACATTTCTTTGGAAGTGTAAGCTTGCAGCTATCAACGCTGAGGATTCACTTTAGCATCACTATTGTGTAGGAAATAAAACAACAAGAGGAAAAACACaccattttcttcagcaaattgTTTGGCTTCTTCGTATGTAacatccctctgtgcttccagatCTGCTTTATTTCCTATGAGGATTATCACCTAGTTCAGAAGAGGGAAAATTAGTCTGGGAAAAAGCTTACTAGCTTTTTCACTACCACCCCCGTTATTAGGAAgacaaaaaccccaaaggaaATACGCAGGAAAGTTTTAACTGCAAAAGCCATGCATCTTCAGGAAAACACTGCCCTGGCAGCGCCCCCTCCGCAAAGTCTCCGGCTGTCACTTGCAGACGCTTTCAGCTGTTCTCATGAGAGGAGGTCCTAAAAAGCAGCAGTCCTACTCTTTATTCATGAGTTGTGCTCTGAACTGCTTCTTGTATTTGTTTAATCATCTGCTAATCCAGCCAGAATCCTTAAGTTTTCTTTCACCACAGCAGAGTCTTCCCATGAGCTTGGTGCTAAAGTGTTTTGAGGCATTTGGAAAAAGACTGAAGAACAGTGTTGTGGTGCAGTCAAAGACACGGAAGAACcttcttcccccatccctccagaAGACCTGCTCAGCTTTTGCTGAAGATCCCATTTGTATTCCAATCTAAGACAGTATAACATTCACCCCAGTGCTACCacaaagcaagaagaaacagTGACAAAAGTTAAGCTTTTGTTAATCACAATTTTGTCTCCAACTGCTGAAAACAGGCTCCTGAAAGGTGAGAGCACAAGACTTTTAGAAGCAGCCACTGCTCTCCTGCACAGGAGCCCCCACTTTTGCTCCAGTTGCAGTAAGGGAAGAGTCGCTGGTTACTGCAAAATGGGGACAGAGGGGTAACTCAGAGCCGAGGAGTTGAGAAAACAGAGAACACTGCTGCCACCGCAGATGCTTTGGCCTAAGCCTTCCACCTCTTGCTTAGAGATGAGCAATCTTGCTTTCAAGCTAAATAAAGTCCAACTTACAGTATTTGGATTGGTGAGGTTCCTTGCATCTGTCAGCCAGCTGCTTAAGTGATTATACGTACTTCTTCTGCAAAGAATCAAGCAAGTACAGTTTtagcaacagtattttttttgaaATGCCTGATGCCAACAGCACAGTCAGCATCCATTCAACACACCGACATCTGCCACCCCTGTTCTCCCCAACCTCAAGACAGACAAAGCAGCAGCACCTTGTCTGGACTCAATAAGTCAACTTTAAACCCCCAGAGCAACTCTTACAACACGGGTGGACAGACAGACAATTCGCACTTCTAGTACATGGCAGTTTCACTGTCTTCACAAGGACAACATTTGTATTGTTTTGTACAGAACACATTAAAGGATTTCCTGTCAAACACTTACAGAACACGGTACAGTAAAATAGCACTTTGGTAACAAACAGTGATAAGATTGTTTACTCAAGATTTAAGCAAACAGGAAatatatatgcagaaaaaaaggcGCTTGAAGAGTATCAAGAACAGCCCCAGAAGAAGATGGGAGACACGTGAAAGCAAGTGTATTTCATGTTGCACATCTGATTAATTATTCTTTTAGCAGCATCTTTAATTTTCACCTATAAAAGGAAGGCAGAATAGCTTCTACGCAGGCTTGTTTTGTGGGAGGACTGGCCCGTGAAGAGGCCCAGCAGTCAGACTTCACTGCTCTCGTCTACACTGCGCACGTTTACACAGCCCGCTGCAACAGAGGCCATGTTCTGTCCTGTGCCTACTCCTGCCAGTAGGCAGCAGCATCATCCATCCCTCCCAGGAAGGGAAACATCCAGGTACTGAAGAGCAGATTTTAAGGACAAAGCCAGTTCTTTAAACAACTTCAACACAGGCAGCCAAGACCTGAAATGGCAAGAGCCTCAGGCCTGTCAGCAGTGAAGTGTTCCAAGAAAAGCAGCTCACATAATTCCTATGTTTCATTTTCAGCTCTTTAAATACTTAAAGTATTTAAAGTAGTGTGGTAAGCTTCACACAACACAATACAAATCCATCCAGACAGAGACCTTTAAATCTCAGTCCAGGGGCCAGACACCACCGCACAGACGGGGCCGCGGTACCCCCGACACGACACACCAGCCAGCAGCACTCACCTGGTGATGTCGTAGACCATGagagctcctgctgctcctctgtaGTAGCTTCGTGTGACAGCCCTGAATCTCTCTTGTCCTGCTGTATCCCAAATCTGTAGTTTAATTTTTTGGCCACTAACTTCAATTATTCTTGTGCCAAATTCAACACCAATTGTGTGGGGACAGTCTGCCATAACTGTCataaaaaaataagagcaaagaTCAGGTCTTTCTAGTACAAGGTCTCCTCGCTACAAAGATATTACTATCACCAGTTTTCAGTTATCTTTACTAGCTTTTCAGTCTAAGAAAGCTTTTTTACAGCTACCATACCCAAACTATCACTTAACCAGAAATCAAATGAAGTATTTCCTGAACTGCTGttagttttaaaaacagttataaaattCCTTGCCTTCTCTGATGCATGTACACTGATGCTGTTTGGCCATATATATCAGAAGGTATCAAGTCAGCTGATTCTCAGTCTATCCTTGCAGAAACGGTTAACTAGTTTAATGCAGTAGGAAAAGATAACTTTTAGGAAATTACCAAGATACAGTTAAAAGTCTGCAACAcagcttcaaaaacaaatatCCAAGTTGTTTCAGACAGGGTAACAGCACGACTGTCCACAGGAAAAAGCCCGTTTCAAAAGTAGTTATCAACACagcaaatcaaaaccaaaaaggcaTCTTTTTAGTTATAATAAATTAATCTTTAAGAAAGatcaagaaaatacagaaaggatgAGTACCTATCCAAGCCATCTACAGTTAGTGACAGTCTTGTAGTAGAGGTGTTTGGCATGTTAAGTTTGTTCAGTTGTATTGCTTCGGCTTAACGCTGACAGACTAAGAACAAGACACATCCTCAACAAGAATATGACTGTATGCAAAGCAGCATTTAAACCATTGGCTGATACtggattttaattaaaagcaacagtttttttaaaaatcctatttttactagaaaacagaaatattttaaaccatAGCTCCTACCCACTTACTGCCACTTCTCAAGTAGCACATGGTAAAGACTAACTTTGTACTCAAACACCCACAGACTCAGCCATGGAGTGAGCGCTACATGGGAAGTCAGAGCTAATAACCACTGCAAACGCCAATGCAACGCACATTATTAAGAAGAATTGAAGCTAACTCTTAATTAGTCATGATAGCATACATGAAAAGCATTAGTTGAGACAGACTGCAGCAAGCCTTAAACACCATCACGCAGGGCAGTCCAGTGTCATGCGTCACAGCAGCTACAGAGTGACAGTGCTACTTAAGCCTGCAAACAAAGAGTCAAAGAAATATgaatccttttcttctttttgaagtCCTTAACAGCACTAGAAAACTCCAACTGCTGGGTTCAAGCTACACCAATACCGAAAACATGCATATTTCAGACAAGAAATTTCAACTTTGTTCCATATCAAAATTCCCCAGAAAAGCTGTAAAAACAGACATAGTCAGGTAGGACTGACTGAAGCAGCAGTTTTGCCATTACCAcatcaacattttgtttctacATCTGCAGGAGTCAAAACAAAAATG
This is a stretch of genomic DNA from Strix uralensis isolate ZFMK-TIS-50842 chromosome 21, bStrUra1, whole genome shotgun sequence. It encodes these proteins:
- the RAB14 gene encoding ras-related protein Rab-14 isoform X1; translated protein: MATAPYNYSYIFKYIIIGDMGVGKSCLLHQFTEKKFMADCPHTIGVEFGTRIIEVSGQKIKLQIWDTAGQERFRAVTRSYYRGAAGALMVYDITRRSTYNHLSSWLTDARNLTNPNTVIILIGNKADLEAQRDVTYEEAKQFAEENGLLFLEASAKTGENVEDAFLEAAKKIYQNIQDGSLDLNAAESGVQHKPSAPQGGRLTSEPQPQREGCGC
- the RAB14 gene encoding ras-related protein Rab-14 isoform X2, whose translation is MAKQHQCTCIREVMADCPHTIGVEFGTRIIEVSGQKIKLQIWDTAGQERFRAVTRSYYRGAAGALMVYDITRRSTYNHLSSWLTDARNLTNPNTVIILIGNKADLEAQRDVTYEEAKQFAEENGLLFLEASAKTGENVEDAFLEAAKKIYQNIQDGSLDLNAAESGVQHKPSAPQGGRLTSEPQPQREGCGC